Proteins encoded in a region of the Streptomyces violaceoruber genome:
- the recF gene encoding DNA replication/repair protein RecF (All proteins in this family for which functions are known are DNA-binding proteins that assist the filamentation of RecA onto DNA for the initiation of recombination or recombinational repair.), translating into MHVTHLSLADFRSYARVEVPLDPGVTAFVGPNGQGKTNLVEAVGYLATLGSHRVSSDAPLVRMGAERAVIRAQVRQGERQQLIELELNPGRANRARVNRSSQVKPRDVLGIVRTVLFAPEDLALVKGDPGERRRFLDELITARSPRMAGVRSDYDRVLKQRNTLLKSAALARRHGGRTMDLSTLDVWDQHLARAGAELLAQRLDLIASVQPLADKAYEQLAPGGGPVALEYKPSAPGEAHTREDLYEQLMAALAEARKQEIERGVTLVGPHRDDLLLKLGSLPAKGYASQGESWSYALALRLASFDLLRAEGNEPVLVLDDVFAELDARRRERLAELVAPGEQVLVTAAVDDDVPHVLAGARFTVAEGTVERV; encoded by the coding sequence CCGTTCGTACGCCCGGGTCGAGGTGCCCCTGGACCCGGGCGTCACCGCCTTCGTCGGCCCGAACGGGCAGGGCAAGACGAACCTGGTCGAGGCGGTCGGCTACCTCGCCACCCTCGGCAGCCACCGGGTCTCCTCCGACGCCCCCCTGGTGCGCATGGGCGCCGAGCGTGCCGTGATCCGGGCCCAGGTCCGGCAGGGCGAGCGGCAGCAGCTGATCGAGCTGGAGCTGAACCCGGGCCGGGCCAACCGCGCCCGCGTCAACAGGTCCTCGCAGGTCAAACCGCGTGACGTGCTCGGCATCGTGCGCACCGTGCTGTTCGCGCCGGAGGACCTCGCGCTGGTGAAGGGCGACCCGGGCGAGCGGCGCCGTTTCCTGGACGAGCTGATCACCGCCCGTTCCCCGCGGATGGCGGGAGTGCGTTCGGACTACGACCGGGTCCTCAAGCAGCGCAACACCCTGCTGAAGTCGGCCGCGCTCGCCCGCCGGCACGGCGGCCGGACGATGGACCTGTCCACGCTCGACGTCTGGGACCAGCACCTCGCGCGCGCGGGCGCCGAGCTGCTCGCCCAGCGCCTGGACCTGATCGCGTCCGTGCAGCCGCTGGCCGACAAGGCGTACGAGCAGCTGGCCCCGGGCGGGGGCCCGGTCGCCCTGGAGTACAAGCCGTCGGCGCCCGGTGAGGCGCACACGCGTGAGGACCTGTACGAGCAGCTGATGGCGGCGCTCGCCGAGGCGCGCAAGCAGGAGATCGAGCGGGGCGTCACCCTGGTCGGTCCGCACCGGGACGACCTGCTGCTCAAGCTCGGCTCGCTGCCCGCCAAGGGCTACGCCTCCCAGGGCGAGTCGTGGTCGTACGCGCTGGCGCTGCGGCTGGCCTCGTTCGACCTGCTGCGGGCCGAGGGGAACGAGCCGGTGCTGGTGCTGGACGACGTGTTCGCCGAGCTGGACGCGCGGCGCCGGGAGCGGCTGGCGGAGCTGGTGGCGCCCGGGGAGCAGGTGCTGGTCACGGCCGCGGTCGACGACGACGTACCGCATGTGCTCGCGGGGGCGCGGTTCACGGTGGCGGAGGGCACGGTGGAGCGCGTATGA
- a CDS encoding DUF721 domain-containing protein, with translation MSADAPEPGPGQSPGERASGGPEPSGVDLARVALRAAREAARARGDAAQQKKQARRGGLRSGARADGRDPMALGSAINRLITERGWETPAAVGGVMGRWPEIVGADVAKHCVPERYDEDERVLVVRCDSTAWATNLRLLAPTLVARLNEDLGHGSVRMIKVLGPGGPGGPGRRYGPLRAPGSQGPGDTYG, from the coding sequence ATGAGCGCGGACGCACCGGAGCCGGGCCCCGGACAGTCCCCCGGCGAGCGCGCGAGCGGCGGTCCGGAGCCGTCCGGCGTCGACCTCGCGCGCGTGGCGCTCAGGGCGGCGCGGGAGGCGGCACGCGCGCGTGGGGACGCGGCCCAGCAGAAGAAGCAGGCGCGGCGCGGGGGCCTGCGCTCCGGGGCGCGGGCCGACGGCCGTGACCCCATGGCGCTGGGTTCCGCGATCAACCGGCTGATCACCGAGCGCGGCTGGGAGACACCGGCCGCGGTGGGCGGGGTGATGGGCCGCTGGCCGGAGATCGTCGGTGCGGACGTGGCGAAGCACTGTGTGCCGGAGCGGTACGACGAGGACGAGCGGGTGCTGGTGGTGCGCTGCGACTCGACGGCGTGGGCGACGAACCTGCGGCTGCTCGCGCCGACACTGGTGGCGCGCCTCAACGAGGACCTGGGGCACGGGTCGGTACGGATGATCAAGGTTCTCGGACCGGGTGGCCCGGGCGGGCCGGGCCGGCGGTACGGGCCGTTGCGGGCCCCCGGGAGCCAGGGTCCGGGGGACACCTACGGGTGA